A region of the Osmia lignaria lignaria isolate PbOS001 chromosome 5, iyOsmLign1, whole genome shotgun sequence genome:
ACCCTGCCTCTTCTCACTGCATTTTATTAATAGGATGATATGGTTCATGACGTTTCATAGATGCTTCTAGATTCTTCAGATCTTTAACCCCTTTGATTACTTCTGAAGGAAGTTATTTTATTGGCTCTGTTGGAATGTCTGAAACACAAAAATACACAGGCATGCGTCAAGTAGCACGAAGGCCCAAAAAGACGCTACCAGTTCTAAAAAACTATTCAATCGCAAACTTTCAACTTATTTCTTCCAGTTGACGGTACAATTGCGAGCCGGAAACAGAGAACGTCATAAACGGCGGAAGTGCAATGTGGACGTCGTAAAAGAATCTACAAGCTTTTCATCCAACATTTTCATGTTCTTCCAATGAATAGCAATAATCGACCGATATCAATTTTTCGCTGAAGGTACTTTCGTGGCCTCCTGTCTCCATCTAAATAAAGAATTGTCGTTAGAAATACAGTGACAACAAAGTGAAATAAGTGACGTACATGAATCAAGATTAGCATAGCTGGTATCTAAAGCTCGGTTCCAGCGAAACGACGGTGACGTGCTGTTATTCGAATGCTTAAATCGTGACAATGAGGCGTGCACGTATGTCACCGTGGTATGTATATAAAAGTTAATAGTCGCTAAATAATGCAATGAAACCGGTGATACCCTGCTATTGATAACCGTCAGCCCAGTTAATAGTGCTTTGAAGAGCACTATCGATAACGTAACAACTGCGTATTCCCACGAATGCCTTCtgaaaaaaaactaaaaaaaatgtGTTATCGTAGAGTTGAATGTCATATATTTCGTGCTGTGCAATGTCCAGTGCAATGTCCGTCACGGAAATTACGAGTAGAAAATAACGAGACACCTTTGTTGGTTGTTTATTAGCCACCATGTTGTTGAAACGCGATTACAGGTAACGGGAATGTAAAGATATATGGGTGACGAACCATATTTCTAATAGGTCTAGTCCAGATTTTTTCAACTATTCGGAGATATAAACTAGCCGGCCATTCCAAGTTGAAATTCGTACCCTAACTCAAATCGCTTCAACGACTTAAGAAGAAGCGAAACGGAGCTTCGTGTACGAATCAAAAGAAGAACGAAAGAACTGTCAAGATTGAAACGGTGAGATTAGCAAGGGAAGCCAATCTGAGTGTGAGCAGGTTCGAGCAACACCTCCAACGGTGTGTAAATCGCGGCAAAAGCGGGTGCAGTTTGCAGAATACCGGCGAATGGTGGTTCCCGTCGGATCAGGACTGGTCTACAGAGcgacagagaaaaagagaaatgggGGATAAAGTCAGAAACATTGGGGAgggagaatgaaaaaaaaaatcgagaaaaCGAAGGAATGCACGCGACCAAGATGGCGGCGCATTGTGTGCGCACTCGACGGACAGGGAGCACGAAACAGGAATGGAAGCCGCAACAGAATGGGGATAATTGCGTTGGAAATGCAGCAAGGCTCCTCCCCTTATTCACAACCTAAAGGCTTGCAACTGCAAGTGCCAAGCTGCTCACTTTACGGCGTGCACACATGACACGTTCGACCACTGGCGACGCGAATAACCCCGATACAACGATCTCCAACTGCTCCGCCTTACATCGTCACGCTTCTACTTGTGAGGCTTGTTCAAAACCCTCTAATAATTATTTCCATATTTTCCATAATTAGCTACATATTTTCCCTTTTTTATGCATTTGGAGCAACGCACTTTTATCGTTAAATACATGACTCTTTCAGCACTCCGGTAAAATGCAAAATGAAGTTTCTTTAGCAGGTTTAGCCTGGATGTGCCCTTGGATAGTAGGCTCCCTTAAAACAGGGGTATGCGCTGAGTTCCAACAGTAAGTCATTATTGCGAGTCTATTGCACTATTGTAATATTTGATTGTCTATTCTTTTAATAATCATTATAGTCTGATAAAATGACCCTCTTCATCGATAACATTTCTAACGTTAATGGTTAGTAGATGGTACTCCCCGGTTTAATTAAGCGCTAACGGGCATTACCATACTCCAATGCTTTCCTCCGCTTGATCGATTAATTCTTTAGATATTATCAGTAATTTATTCTCCTTGGTCGGATAGTTTTTTACTGACtcacgaaatttaattaatagtaaCCGTAAGCGCGAGCTTTGTCGCTTGCATGATCTTCCTACTTGGTAAAATGTTGGAGAAACTTTTTATATACAATCACACGACATCTACGAGCTGACGTATTTATCAACCAAGTGATTTGCCCAGTCACCGAAATGTTGAACGACATTTTTACTAATAACTAAGTTATTAATTACTCTATTACTTTGCCAGATGATAAATCATTTAACCGTAATGTtgaaacttttaataaaaatggtaattaaTGTTTTGTAATCGTATCATGTGCTCAaaactttttctttcctctttcgtttGATACAATGGAATTTAAatgttaattgtaatttaattgtaaaattaaatcgctcataaaaaaaaaatagtctcTAATTAGACTATTgcaccatctatacaaaagccgctgaaactactcgacaacttaTCAACTTATCTATCTTTTGAATAGATGGTGCAGTGATCGAATTTCTGATCAGTTTACCGACCATTAgttcttaaaaaatatttctatttttggcAACGGTGCATCAAGTAAAGAACAATTCCATAGAAATACTATTTCGCACTGATATAACAATTACATGGTACAAACTACAATATTTGTATTTACTTAATTCAGCTTAAGTTACGGTGCATCTGCCTGCCTAAACCTAAATTGTTACGTCAAGAaagatacatatatttatttttggtCTTGTATTCGAAGACACTTGTGTTTAGGTGAAtcgataattatattttctgacttgtcattcaaatataatagtctattaaaatttatcatGAATTTGCATGTTCAGCTTGATAACACTTTGACTTGAAGTtcagtgcaaaaatgttagtGAAGTAAAGAACATCACATGGCAAAACGtttctaatattaaatttaaaaaaatgaaaacttaaaatttgtaattgaacATGATTTGTATTTAATGTTACTATTGAAATGTGTACTTAAGAAAGTTGAATTAACAATATTACTTATCTTTGTTTTAGTTGTATAAACAGAACTTTTAACAATGTTTGAATGGGCATATGATGGTGTTAATGCCTCCATACCACGTAATGTAGGCCCAGAATGTGCAAACTATATAAGTCCTGAAAGAAGAATAATTGAAACATTATTTATATCTATAGTCATCATATTTTTGCTCATTTGGGGTTACAAACAAATGAGTTTACCAACCAAGGTACCTTATGTAAATCATGACCGTGTTGGCAAAAGAATATTATTGATGATTATGTCACTGGTATTAGGAATAGAGATTGGCTTTAAATTTACCAGCAGGAcaattgtatatttattaaatccGTGTCATATAACAACAGCAGCACAGGTAAACTTAACTTATTTACATATtagcaatatatatatatatatattcatttccaGCTGCTTGTTATCATTGATTTTTGTATAATATAGTTATACTTGCTGATAGCTGATCCCAGTCCAACAGTCACAGCTGTCTTCAGGATACACTTGAACTTTTTAAATGGACCACTTTTAGCATACTTGTTTCCAGAGACAGAATCACGCAGAGTAACTCATCATTTTATTAATAAGCAGGTAGTTAAATATTTCAGATTGACAATAATACATTTCTtacagatatttgcagacaaaGCAATGTACTGGATTCAACATGGCTTAATGGTAGTAATACCATATTACTTACTGAGGCTTGGAGGTTGGTAcaattctcttcttttttttttaagtaagtAGGGATAGAAACATTAATATGGTGAATGTATTTTCATTTGTACTTTTAGGTGTTTATAATGTAGAACCCTTATCAGATATGAGTTGGACTATTTTTAGTTACGGGCTAAATCTTGCATATCATTTTTGGATTCTTCAATCTATTGCTTTGGTATAAATTTTCTCATCCCTcgatttaaattttgtatttatttatttaaaattaatgtatCAACATTTTATGTTTTAGCCTATTCAAGTCAATCTTAGCCACATATTGTGTGCGGCTGTTCTAGACCCCTTCGCGGGAAACTATTATCGCGTATGGACGATGATTCATCAAGGAATATTATGCCCTTTATTATGCAAATTATTTTGCTATTCATCAGACTATTTTTTAACCAAGTGTCCGCTAACTAGAGTAAAAGCGACGTTGGAGTGTACACTTCCGGAAAAGAAGTACAAATTGGAGAACGATCAAAAGTTATATGAAGATACGAATAACTCGGGAAATGGACATACACATTTAAATTAGGCTAATACTTTGTAATTGATGCCACCGTAGTCTGTATGGATACATTGCCGAAAGTAAGTGAATATTCCATGATTAAGGGAACCCGACAACTTTGTCAATAATTAAACGAACACAAATTATTTTGTGTTTGTACGTGCATTCGTAACTATAGTCAGTGCCTGTAATCAAAATTACAGGTTCCCTTTTTTAAACACGTTTCTAGGTATTTTTTACACTGCATCTTTCAATGCAGTGAATAGAAACATCTTATGAATTTCAATTGCTACTATTCCGATGTAGCATGTTTCTCCAATTAGAATTTTTAGATTATGGGACTCTAAAAATCTCGCATTCCTAATGCGTCTAGGCAGATCATTTTCTTAAATACATACCAGCACCAtagaacatttaatttttttatacttttattgttcatggaaaattataattttactatGCTTGCAAAAATACATACCTCattgaaaagtttttaataCTTATGTATGTATCTATTTAAATGCTTTCCGTGCCTAGATGTAAAATTACTATGAAGCTTATCTTATACTATGAATAATGGCAATTTTAGCCATGAAAATAGTTTAAAGTACCTGTTGTAACTGAAAAAAAATCAGTTATCGAGTCAAATACTGAATTTCCTAATTTaacatattataatttatttccatATTGTTAAGTACTTTGGTAAAGTGTGACTTTATTTCACAAGTTTCTCAGCCATAAAGAAGCAGCTTGATTGtgatatataaatgtatattacattacgtgaTACAGTTTAAAGTACGAATGCACTGATAAAAAAACGATCGTTAGTTTATTAATACTAACGAAATGTAGGATTGTGTTAACAGTGTGCACATAGTCAaattattactttaattatACAGTACATTCCATATACTCAATCTACGCGAAATTACTTCAATAAGTTTACATTGACTGtcacaaattttattctatgacatattttattatgtaaaaatgttattaaatttacaattcaaagcgccaaagaaaaaaaaatgcaacATGGAATGTTTGCAGTCCAAAGATCGTAattgtacataattttattataagtttatgaataaattcgaatttatatttattattttaaaaattctcaaccgaaatttgtatatttttatacaatctccaaataaaaatcaatgtatTCTTATTTTACGTTGAAATGTAAATTTCGATCTGCATTTACCTATTCTGATAACTCAATGGTTATTTGATTATTTAGATGGcctaacatttaaaaaaaagatactAATGAGATACTTATTAATTcacaaaaaattacaatattaatagTTTGGGTAGAGAATGTATGACTTCAGTGTTTCCACAGCGTTAAGGATTAATCTTTAATTGTGCGCACTTTTTACACAATTGATATTTGTGTCCTTTTgcatggaaaataaaatgaatataaatagaTTTTTACACCATTGAATGCTTTTTTAAAGCATACTGCATTCACATCAATTGtatgataataaaaaatcagtgtacataaataaaaaaactgaacattttactgtaatataaaatttccaagCGAAAGGTCTCAATaacaattacattatattaaaaaatagtcATTGTCCGCATCTGGTATGCGATTATAAAGGCCTCGATGAGGTTTAATTTAGAATCTTGATATAGTACGATGAAAATACCTTTtatattgtacattatataataGTCATGTACACGAGTCTGTGCAATGATAATTATACGATTTGCGAAAATATTTACGACACATTAAAACATGAAGGAACTGTATGTATAACAAATGTATTGTGTAATACACGTGCTTCGGGTCACTGTTACATAGTAGAGAtagtaagaaaattaaaaaaacaaattatgtTTTATGTACAGAAAGGaccgtgtatgtatgtatgtgcaTCGCCTATGTTACTTCTAATTCATAGCCCTATTATCTTACAAGGTATACATGAATAAGCACGAATAGCATGTGTTGTGTATTATGTACATAGAAGATTCGCTAGTGCAATGAGTCTAACTTAGTTGAAACtttaatttagaattaaattaaGAATCTTTCTGACATTATAGGTCATGTAGtatgaattaattttataaatatcaataaattaattataaattagacCATTACGATATTGAATTTTCAATGTATATAAATTGCATAGTCGAAAAGGTGATGGACTATTCGTTGAACTAAGTGTGCAATAAATTATTGTTGTTATATTTTTGTAAGTTACGGAGAACGTTGTTTCCGtaatgataatataaatttGGTACTAAACACGGAACTGGCTTCTGGAAAGTAAGAATCAAAGAAACATTACTTTTGATCTTCATTGGTATAACGATAAGTAGGATAAGGTGCGAAGCAGAATGGAtttatctaaaataaaaattattccgtTAGAACGGAAGTATTAAGAATTACCGTCAGACACGTTTGATGGTATGCAACAATACAAACATTAaagcattaaaataaaataatttatttacagagcgatgtacatttcttttttttaaaactttcGTACTCCTGATACATCTGCAAGTATACCGGTGTTCCAAGCTGAATCGTATCACgattaaatttacttttttctcTTAAACATTTGTACAGAATGGTTTCCCAGGAGATTACATGATAATTATGCGTATTTACAAAACGACATGTACTTGTAGTTCGAATTGTTTAACATGTACATCTACATTTAATGGATTGATCGTATTGCTTAAATTACTATCGTGTATCGTAGCCACATAGAGATTACACCGAAAGAATCGTTATAAGGCACCACTATACTCCACGTGTAATCTTGGTAATTTATATTCCACACATAACTTATATAAcgtttttttctcttcaatGTGAATAGTTTTATCATCATTCGAGAAAGGTATAAATTCTAAATCAGTCCATGACTCGTAATTATCTACTTATGCTGATGAAACCATTGGAAACAAGGGCGATTCTCTCCTTGTACATTCATGATCATTATGTACACGATTCTGTACAAAAGTTTAGGAATACTGATTTATCGCAGGCTATACATAACGTAGCCTGACGAATAAGTTACAGCGTCAATTGTTACACTGATAATATTACTATCTATAAATATATCTCATAGAGCACGATGTACAATTTTCACGTGTAATCAATACAACATTTCCTTACTCTAAATGCGATAAGCGAATCAGAAAAATGATCTGCGTTAAATATGACGTATTGTGCATTCATCACAATAGTGGTGAAATACTTAATTCTTTGATTAAACAAACTTTCATACACAAAGCTATATCACACATATTACCGCACAACGGAAAAACGATACTCATTCTTGATATTGTGTAGATGAATTTCACAGGTACTTGGACTGTACTAAACTACTTCTTCTCCTTTTAATAtgctttgaaaataatataagtcGAATTAGTTTCatctattaaaagaaaaaagggaaataatAAAGATCGTATAAATTAATTAGACTTCTTCCCACACAATATTTTACAGATTGctttgtacatttaaaaaataaagcagCTATGAACACTTTaagtggaacaccctgtatactattttataaattattctcGATTTATTCGAAGATTCCGCTACTTGAGCTCTATTggcattaaaaagaaaatatatatatacatgtatcagTTCTTAACATtggaaaatatatgtatatcgatttaaaatttatataagcatctggaataaattaaaacactaAGCGTAATTAACtcttgtaaaagaaaaaaagaggtgTTTCGTATCTCTTTTCCCCGCAAAATATCTGTTACTTCTCGACAGCCAcggtaaaatataaataagtaaaacaTCTACACAGATACCATAGACAAAAATAAGTACACTAACAAAATACAAATGAATCACAGTTCTTTCTAAGTTACCACAAAATTAGTACAATAGTTAATAGCCGTCAAAATAAACTATATACTATTATAAGAATTGCCATTTCTTTGGCATGTGATAGTTGATTTATACGTATAAAGCATGTATTTATACAAGGACTTAAATACCAATACTGTATGGAAGAGTAAAAGAATCataaaatcctttttttttatgtacattTGTATCAACTTAAACTACAGGTTTATGATTTGGAAAGGctttaaaataacaataattcGACTCGGATTTTTTTAGCTATCATACACAATCATTTTGCACAGGaatttttctgttaaaaatCGTATAATTCAACTCTTTGTAGATTGATCCTAAATTCGGTAATATACCATACCACTCAACCTTTCGTATAAAGATACTTTCCAtcatgaaattcaaatgaaaagttgcattacagtaaaagctgaatatatgcaacaaacattgggacccaggcgttgcatatatccagccaaggtatcgattctgggcatttaaacgttgcatatatccagtcgaggtgtcgattctgcgtccgtacacatcgtttgtattcagccgcgatacctattctacgttcgtacacaacatgcaacgtgtttggtgcatctttggtgtacggcctgccttatgtttggtatcattttaatcagaaaaatctcacaaatgtgttagtaaaagttttatcgttcaattagtattagtcacaccgatattacggtcggatcatattacacggtttcctcgtcgagcggctcagttcgcctagggggatccccacaaacggaggggatagcgatgttgcatatatccagtcaaacttttgttgcatatatccagcttttactgtattcaaTGTATGGACCTTCTCAACATTAACTATTAGCAAATGTATGATTGtaagtaaaatttataaacgttaATTGTTGAGTAACTCATTACTATTATAAAGCTCTGTGATAGATTTATGAGTTGAAATCAGATGCTAATACTATTTACAATGTTATTGACTGAATGAACAGGCACACATCCTTCATTAAGAGTATCATACAGTAGTTCATTAGTGTGCTAATTCTACTTTATAGTAGACATTTTAGTATGATGCACTATTCTCTAGACAGAGATTTCATCATACAGCCTTGAATAAGCCTCTGAGGATATGTTTCTACATGAAGTATAGTGTTAGCCATCTAAAGGTGGTCCTAAATATACCATAGATACCTCTGTATTTCCATATACAGCAGACACAGAAGGGTATAATCTTTTGTCTGGCAACCCtacatatttaatttcttattaatatCACTATTATTGCTAGAACTTTAGAaggaaatatttcaataaacatTTATGCTATTAgctaataaatattgaaatacaatacctctaaatgccactcccaaaaattcataatttttctcAAAAGATAATGTATTATCATCACAATCTAATATTACCCTAATTCTTTCCCCAACCTGTTAATTACAAATGTATACCTTATAGTATATTTGACAACCATACCATCtcttgcaattaaaaaaatgtaacatACCTGATATTTTGGAGCATTATTAAGCAAAGGATAATTTCCTTGTACATTTCCATTGTGTAACAAATGATTATCTACTAGATTCCAACCCCATGAATGTTCATCAGAACCCATTAATGCTACATAGCCATGACATAATAAAGGTGCTTCTCTTGTAGCTATGCCTATAACAGCTACTGTACCCAAAGGTCCTTCCCAAATAACTTCCCAGGCATGACGACCATGCCGGAAACCAATTTTACCTCTACAGGCATCTGTACTTTGAGCAACTGGGTTTCTGTAATACATGTATACAACCATTGTATATCAgaagtttaaaagatatttagaAAACACAACAGATTTAAAATGCGTGCCATTTACAATCAGAAGCTGAGTGTAAAGCTTCCAAAATAAACACATATTAATGACTGAATTGAAGTCTACCTGTGGAGGGTGAATCCATTGTCTTTAATGTAAATGTTACGAGAACAGTCATTAGGATTCCATGCGTGATAAAATGCACGAAGTTTCGATTTGTAAGTAGGCACTGATGACAACAAGTCGGAACTAAGCGCTTCTTGGGCTAATTTTCTGAGACAGTGCATTCTCCACGCGTCATTGTTctcatcatttaaaaattgattccaTCGTTTGCACACTAAGGAACAATTTCTCAACGTGTGCAAatctaaataagaaaaaatcacTTCTAAAACATGATCAGATGCTGGAAGTGCTATATCGTCCATTTTGCCGGTTCTGATCGAGTAAACGAACAAAACATACACGCGCAGAACgcctggacatgcctttgttttcgagggggtGATAATttgggggtcccagacaccccaagatgagattctagcgccatctatacaaaacgTCCCAAACTATTCGATAACTCCCTCTGGCAGTCGATAAGTTGCCGGCTTATCGATCGATCATCCTGCAGTCGGTaaattgtcgagtagtttctgCCGTTACTGCATAGATGGCGAAGGAGTCGAATTTTTATAGACTTACCGACAGTTAGGGATTAAagatatataattttctaacttGTACGCATTAAAACTGCTGCCAGAATGAATAAAAGattattaacatttcaattattCAGGTAATACATAAGTGCAATATTGTTGTACTTTAATTTTCGTCATTGCGTACGTAACACATATACATGTAAGAAAGTCCCCACCAGTGTCCACTCTCGGTGTCGACATagtgtcaccggtgcttcggggtccccgaTACCCCGGATACCATAATGTTGGTATGCAGAATGTTATCCgtgtttcggggtccttgacaccccatgaTGATATCAAGCCCCTTGTGGCTCGGGGGgagtagaatacggccacggtatcccctgcctgtcgtaagaggcgactaaaaggggacaCACACGCACACTCATACGCGGTACttaggggtcccagacaccccgatAGCCATAATATCAGTATGCAAATAGTAttactggtgcttcggggtcccagacaccccaggatTGAATCacgtcgtacccatcactatcccgaacaagtgcgTTTCACGATTtcttcgtttttaggtcttatatttcgttagatccggtcgtacccatcactattccgaacaagtgagtttcacgatttgttcgtttttaggtcttatatttcgctagatccggtcgtacccatcactattccgaacaagtgagtttcacgatttgttcgtttttaggtcttatatttcgctatttgcttggggtccctgacaccccggagacataatatcggtatgcagtATCATCGGTACATTGGGGCCTTAGATACCCCGAGTGCCGTAGTGTCTGTAAGTAAAGAGGGTCGACGGTGcctcggggtccttgacaccccggatgccataatatTGGTATATAGAATGTTATCtgtgtttcggggtccttagaaccccaagacGATATAACTTCGGTATGCAGATTATTTGTGTTcaggggttcttagaaccccaaagCGATATcaagtcggtatgcagagagcgtcACCAATGCTTTGGGAtccttagaaccccaagacGATATAATTTCGGTATGCAGAATCGGTGgcacttcggggtccttagaaccccatgACGATACTAGGTCGATATATAGAGAACGTCaccgatgcttcggggtccttagaaccccaatGCGATACCAGGTCGATATACAGAGAACATCatcgatgcttcggggtccgtAGAACCCCAAGACGATATAATTTCGGTATGCAGAATCGGTGgcacttcggggtccttagaaccccatgACGATACTAGGTCGATATATAGAGAACGTCaccgatgcttcggggtccttagaaccccaatGCGATACCAGGTCGATATACAGAGAACATCatcgatgcttcggggtccgtAGAACCCCAAAACGATACCAGGGCGATATACAGAGAACGttaccggtgcttcggggtccttagaaccccaatATGATACCAGGTCCGTAttaagagggcacaaccagtataataatcGTCCCCTAATTTCTTTCCGGAAGATATAACAGATGGCGATTGTTTTCAAGGGACAATTCTAAACCCCTTGAAAATAAAGACACGTCTAGTCTTGTtaaatctgtagtcactggtcaCTGTGAACTAGGTTCAGTACAGTTCAGTATAGATCGTGAATTTTGAGTGATGAGTTGGTTTTCACTTAGTTTAATTATTTACCTTTAATTTCTAAAGATTATAGTTCCCAATACCAAGTAGTGTTATATTTGCAGTATTTTGTTTTGAAAGGCACAAatcgtttgaaaattgtataCGTAGGCAACAGGTGTCTAATATCGCACATGTTTCGTTTTGATAGTGGTGGCAATTtttccttcaaaaattaaacaaacaaaTTAATGCGCTAACTTCTTATCAAGAGTATTTGGCATCATGCGTAAAACGATCAATACAATTTTATGGAAAAGTGTCTTTAACAAAGTATAACATTCGAAGTACAATAATCGTGCTTTATCAATCAATTCCCCAAAATGGAATACGATtatcttattaaatttttgGCCCTTGGAAACTCTGGAGTGGGTAAAACGAGTTTTTTGTATCAGTATACTGATGGTACATTCGATTCCCGTTTTATATCCACTGTTGGCATTGATTTTAAGGAAAAACGGGT
Encoded here:
- the LOC117604768 gene encoding transmembrane protein 164; translation: MFEWAYDGVNASIPRNVGPECANYISPERRIIETLFISIVIIFLLIWGYKQMSLPTKVPYVNHDRVGKRILLMIMSLVLGIEIGFKFTSRTIVYLLNPCHITTAAQLYLLIADPSPTVTAVFRIHLNFLNGPLLAYLFPETESRRIFADKAMYWIQHGLMVVIPYYLLRLGGVYNVEPLSDMSWTIFSYGLNLAYHFWILQSIALPIQVNLSHILCAAVLDPFAGNYYRVWTMIHQGILCPLLCKLFCYSSDYFLTKCPLTRVKATLECTLPEKKYKLENDQKLYEDTNNSGNGHTHLN
- the Fsn gene encoding F-box synaptic protein isoform X2, producing the protein MDDIALPASDHVLEVIFSYLDLHTLRNCSLVCKRWNQFLNDENNDAWRMHCLRKLAQEALSSDLLSSVPTYKSKLRAFYHAWNPNDCSRNIYIKDNGFTLHRNPVAQSTDACRGKIGFRHGRHAWEVIWEGPLGTVAVIGIATREAPLLCHGYVALMGSDEHSWGWNLVDNHLLHNGNVQGNYPLLNNAPKYQVGERIRVILDCDDNTLSFEKNYEFLGVAFRGLPDKRLYPSVSAVYGNTEVSMVYLGPPLDG
- the Fsn gene encoding F-box synaptic protein isoform X1 is translated as MDDIALPASDHVLEVIFSYLDLHTLRNCSLVCKRWNQFLNDENNDAWRMHCLRKLAQEALSSDLLSSVPTYKSKLRAFYHAWNPNDCSRNIYIKDNGFTLHRNPVAQSTDACRGKIGFRHGRHAWEVIWEGPLGTVAVIGIATREAPLLCHGYVALMGSDEHSWGWNLVDNHLLHNGNVQGNYPLLNNAPKYQGCQTKDYTLLCLLYMEIQRYLWYI